From the genome of Nitratidesulfovibrio sp.:
TGCCGTCCTTCACGCCTTCCAGCGTGTGGCAGGTGGTGCAGTTGTCGATCTTCACGTGGTGGCAGGCGCGGCAGGTGTTGCTGGCCGCTTCGTGCACCTTGTGGTTGAAGGCCACGGGCTTCATGGAACCCTTCATGCCCTTGGGCGCATCCTTGGCACCGGGGCCCACTACGGGCAGGACCATGGCGGCATCGGGCTGGCCGCGTTCCAGGCGGGGCACGTCGCGCACCACCTTGAACTTGGCCTGCATGGCCGGGTCGTGGCAGCCCGCGCAGGAAACCGGGCCGCTATCGGCCTTGGCCGGGGCGGCGGCAACACTGCGGTGGCAGGTGATGCACTGGGTGTGCGCGGCTTCGCGCAGCGAAGGCTTCTTTTCCACGCGCGCATCGCCGTGGCAGGCGCGGCAGGAGTCTTCCTTGTTCTTGCCCCAGGAAAGCTTCTTGGCGGCTTCGTCGTACACGTGGTGACAGGCGCCGCAGTTCTTCTGCGGGTCGTTCACCGGCGCGATGGCCTTGGAGGCCACGTGGCGGTAGTGCAGCGACTTGTCGAGTCCGATCTGCTTCCACGAAGAGGCCATGGGCTTCGGGTTGTGGCACGAGCGGCATTCGCCGTCCTGCGGCCCGGTCTTCTTGCCCGCCTTGGCCTGCTCGGTGTGACAGCCGATACAGTTGGCGTGGTAGATATTCTTCAGGTCGGCGGCAGTGGTGTCCTCAAGGCGCATGAACTTGAGCGACATCTTGCCCTTGTCGTCATTCTTGTGGCAGGTGGCGCATTCCTTGCCGGGCGCGGCGGCCTTGGCCACGGCCTCGGAATGCCGATCGTGCGGGAAGGTGACCTTCGGCAACTCCAGGTCGCCGAATTTCGCCATGACGCCGATTTCCACCAGGTCGGCGCGCTGCTCGCCGGTGGAGCCGGGAAGGGGCTTCGTCGTGCCCCGCGCATCCAGTCCGAAGACCGTGACCGCAGCCACGGCGACCAGAGCTCCCGCCCATCGCAGCAGTGATTTCGCGTTCATCATAGTGGCAGTCCTTTGAAATGAGTGAAACGCTTCCTCTGACAACCCTCAGTCGGCGTGCCGCCAGCCGGTTCCCTGCGGCTTGCGCGGCGGCACGTTCGGACAGAGCCCTGCCACGAAACGGAACCGCGCCGATGCCCCCCATGCCGGGGCACCCGCGTGTGGTCCGAATCGTGGTTCCTCCCTGTGGCGTACGCGCTATCCTGGCGTGTGTCCTGTTATTCCGCATTGTTGCGGGCATCGTCAGAGGCACTCGCCGGGGTTTTTCCGGTCGTTGGCGTCGGCCGGAAGGCGCGCGAATACCCTACTTCTAGGGTATGGAATAATTCCTACCGGAGGGGTATGCGATTATCAAGGGTGCGTCAAGCACATTCTGCGGAAAATCGGGGTTGTCCGAAGGCTTTGAGGGTGCGTTGTTACTTGCTAAAATAACTGATTAAAATCGCGTCTGTAAGCGGTTGCAAACTGGCCTGTTTCAGTCCGGATTAAGGCGGTACGGGGCGTGAGGGGGACAGGGTGTTTTTGCGGATGCGCGGCGCAACAGGTCGACAGCGCGAAAAA
Proteins encoded in this window:
- the hmcA gene encoding sulfate respiration complex hexadecaheme cytochrome HmcA, which gives rise to MMNAKSLLRWAGALVAVAAVTVFGLDARGTTKPLPGSTGEQRADLVEIGVMAKFGDLELPKVTFPHDRHSEAVAKAAAPGKECATCHKNDDKGKMSLKFMRLEDTTAADLKNIYHANCIGCHTEQAKAGKKTGPQDGECRSCHNPKPMASSWKQIGLDKSLHYRHVASKAIAPVNDPQKNCGACHHVYDEAAKKLSWGKNKEDSCRACHGDARVEKKPSLREAAHTQCITCHRSVAAAPAKADSGPVSCAGCHDPAMQAKFKVVRDVPRLERGQPDAAMVLPVVGPGAKDAPKGMKGSMKPVAFNHKVHEAASNTCRACHHVKIDNCTTCHTLEGVKDGNFVQIEKAMHQPDSMKSCVGCHNQKVQAPSCAGCHGFMKTGAKPQPEAACAVCHADPVGMDAKAVADGGLLKATKEQRADVAAATLAARRTTKGTLSVDDIPEFVTIGVLSDKYEPSKLPHRKIVNTLMAAIGDDKLAATFHTDKATVCAGCHHNSPLSKTPPKCASCHGQPFDAAKGDRPGLKAAYHQQCMGCHNRMKLEKPADTACAECHKERAK